Sequence from the Corallococcus sp. EGB genome:
GTCGCGGCCTGGGCGCTCGAGCTGGCGGTGCGGCGCGGAGTGGTGGCCTGCGAACAGCGTGACAGCAGCGCGCCCACCGTGCACCGCGCTGTCGCCAGCGCGCGCCAGGATCTCCAGACCGCGCTCGGCGCCGGCGCGGAGCAGCTCGATGCGGGCTTCCGCGCGAGCGCCCAGGACTATGTGCAGTACGCCCTGCAACTGGAGCAGGCCGGCACCTGTGAGTCGATGCTGTCGTTTCCCCTGAGGGAGCGGCGGCTGCAACTGGATGAGGTCCTCACCACGGTGTGGTCCGAGCGCACGCGGGACATGCGCCTGGCCATCCAGACGAAGGAGGACCACGCACGCGCCATCGGCTCGGCGGCGCTGCGCTCCGGTGGGCTCTTTGGCCTCCTGGGCATCCTCGCCGCGGGAGCGCTCGCCTTCGGGCAGGCGCGCGCGGTGTCGAACTCGGTGGCGCTGCTCTCCACGCACGCGCGCCGCATTGGCCAGGGTGACTTCAGCCCGCTGCCGCCATTGCGCGGGCCCGAGGAGCTGCGCGCGCTCTCGCTGGACCTGGACCGCATGCGTGGGCGCCTGGCGGAGTTGGATCAGCTCAAGAGCGCGTTCGTGGCCTCGGTGTCCCACGACCTGCGCACGCCGTTGGCCCGCGTGCGCGAGGCCCTCTCGCTCCTGGGCGATGGCAGCACGGGCCCCCTGACGCCGCAGCAGGCCCGCGTGGTGAAGCTCGCGCAGGCCGCGTGCGAGCGCGAGATCCGCATGGTGACCTCCGTGTTGGATTTGTCGCGCGTGCAGTCCGGCCAGCCGCTGCAGCGCAACGCCGGCGCCTCGGTGGAGCAGATTGTCCAGAACGTCCTTCAGGACCTCGCCTTCGAAGCGGATGAGCGCAAGGTCCAGCTGGTGTACGACGCGGCCGCGAAGCCCGTGCGCGCGCCCATGGACACCGCCCTGGTCGAGCGCGCCCTGTCCAACCTGGTGAGCAACGCCATCGCTGTCTCCAGCGCGGGCAAGACCGTGCGCATCGCGTGTGAGCTGGTGAGCCGCAAGCGCCCTGGCGCCCCAGGCCCCGTGTCCGCGGTCCAGCTGTCCGTCACGGACCAGGGCCCCGGCGTGCCCGCGCACGCGCGCGAGTGGATCTTCCGGCCCTTCGCGAGCCTCGAGGTCGGCGGGCGCCGCAGCACGGGGCTGGGCCTCGCCATCG
This genomic interval carries:
- a CDS encoding HAMP domain-containing sensor histidine kinase: MLVLRLRARLLLSYAVVTALLVAAFSQMAVGLMRTHDLVASVGQQELASFEREQRVYVAAWALELAVRRGVVACEQRDSSAPTVHRAVASARQDLQTALGAGAEQLDAGFRASAQDYVQYALQLEQAGTCESMLSFPLRERRLQLDEVLTTVWSERTRDMRLAIQTKEDHARAIGSAALRSGGLFGLLGILAAGALAFGQARAVSNSVALLSTHARRIGQGDFSPLPPLRGPEELRALSLDLDRMRGRLAELDQLKSAFVASVSHDLRTPLARVREALSLLGDGSTGPLTPQQARVVKLAQAACEREIRMVTSVLDLSRVQSGQPLQRNAGASVEQIVQNVLQDLAFEADERKVQLVYDAAAKPVRAPMDTALVERALSNLVSNAIAVSSAGKTVRIACELVSRKRPGAPGPVSAVQLSVTDQGPGVPAHAREWIFRPFASLEVGGRRSTGLGLAIAREMITAHGGELSLADTPGPGATFTFWIPLEDPATPGGRLDA